In Elusimicrobiota bacterium, the genomic window CTATTAACCACGAAAACACGAAACTCCGAAAAAAGTCTAAAACTTCGCGGTTTCGTGGTTAAAAGAATAAAATCCTGTTAATCCTGTCAAAAGAAATTTCAGTGAACTTCTGTGGCTTATTTCGTATCAGTTCCGCAGATTTATGGTGAAACTAGGTGTTAATATAGACCATATTGCATCAATAAGGAATTTAAGGAAAGGGATTTTGCCTGACCCGGTTGATGCGGCAAAAATTGTAGAATCCGCAGGTGCTGACGGAATTACTGTGCATCTTCGTGAAGATAGACGACATATAAATGATAAGGATGTAGAAAATCTGAAAAAGAGCATCAGAACAAAACTCAATCTTGAGATGTCAATAGCGCCGGATATTGTAGAGGTTGCCAAAAGAATTGTGCCACAGAATGTCTGTCTGGTGCCTGAAAAACGACAGGAGTTAACAACAGAAGGCGGGCTAAACATTGTATCAAACACTAAGAAAACAGAAAATGTTGTGAAAGATTTGAAAGATAAAAAAATTGTTGTAAGCATTTTTATAGACCCTGATTTTGAACAGATAAAAACGGCAAAAAGAATCGGGGCTGATTTTGTAGAACTTCATACCGGCAGATATGCAGAAAGCAATGAAAAGATGCGAGGGTTTATCCCGACTGTAGCCCCCGATTTTAATCGGGGGGGGATGCCAAAACCCGAAGCATCACACAATATTGTAGCCGAGGTTTTAACCTCGGAGAACGACGAGTTGAAGAAAATAAAAGATGTATCACAATATGCTCTGGAACTTGGATTGGGACTCAATGCTGGGCACGGGCTTGATTATGAGAATGTTCGGGAAATTGCAAAAATCAAAGGTATGAACGAACTCAACATCGGCTATTCTATTATTTGTAGAGCGTTATTTGTAGGGCTGTTTCAAGCGGTGAAAGAAATGAAAAATATTTTGAAACAGATAGGAGATAGGAGATAAGAGATAGGAGATAGAAGATGGTGGATAGGAGTAATATGGCGTTGCTCCAATCTACAAACTCCAATCTGCTATCTTGTATTATTATGTGTGGTATTGTAGGTTATGTTGGTAGACGAAAC contains:
- a CDS encoding pyridoxine 5'-phosphate synthase, whose translation is MVKLGVNIDHIASIRNLRKGILPDPVDAAKIVESAGADGITVHLREDRRHINDKDVENLKKSIRTKLNLEMSIAPDIVEVAKRIVPQNVCLVPEKRQELTTEGGLNIVSNTKKTENVVKDLKDKKIVVSIFIDPDFEQIKTAKRIGADFVELHTGRYAESNEKMRGFIPTVAPDFNRGGMPKPEASHNIVAEVLTSENDELKKIKDVSQYALELGLGLNAGHGLDYENVREIAKIKGMNELNIGYSIICRALFVGLFQAVKEMKNILKQIGDRR